GAATGTAagtctttttaataaaaccatCTTTTGTACAGAAAGTCTTAATCAACTTTCGATAAGACTCCTCAAAGACacttagaaaaattattacttatcaTAATCAAAtgtgtaaatataatacacgaaagaaaaaaaaagaaataatataccgagacaaaaaacaaatttgacTTATTCTACCTaagttttttgtttatttatttctacgcGATGGGACACTGCGAAATCTACAGTATGTACAGATCAGAGTTTCGTAAACGCAACGAATATCTTATAAACGTTAATCTTAAACAAATAAGTAGTAGGATGTCCATGAGAAGATATAAAGTATTAAAGTACtaggattaataaaaaaaaaaaaaaaaaaaaaaaaaaaaaagagagaacaaaaacaaaaacaaaaaaattaactttaaAAAGTCTAATAGTAACGAGAGCTTAAGAATTCGTCTAATCGTGACATGAGATTCGTTCGATTAAGACAAGTTAACACGACTCCCATaaacacgtgtatatatatatatatgtgtgtgtgtgtgtgtgtgtgtgtgttttacttttacatttacatttgGTTATATCAGTCATAGGTATACGATGACTTAACAAGGTGGACGCgtaaaatcataaaatcatAGAGAACTAATTAAAATACTAAAAGCAATATTTACATTGTCTctttaaatcatataataaaatcaactAAAACTCGAATAAGAGGAAGGTGGATATAAGACATGAATTTTTACGTGTATCTATCTAACtcgtaattaaatatacactCTTTTCCTTAAATTAGTATCTTAGAAAAAGACAGTCTATGAATGGGTTGCGTCTATCTGAATCGTACGCGaacgtaatttttaattttctttttctttttctcttcttctttttttttttgtttctttttttcgtttttcctctttcctcctaTACAGCTTAATCACTATCAGCACGTCAGTCTCATACAATTTCGTTCAAGCTCTAAACtcgtatcaaaaaatatatatcttaaatcgatgaaaaacctaacgatatatatatatatatatatatatatatatatatatatatagagttcTTCTATAAATTGAATTTGATCGAAATGATCGAAAGTTCAatcatttagaaatatatgaaatatagaGTTGTTGGAGCGAGTAGTCCCGACGAGAAAACGTGAACGTTTGTTTTAACACGATTTTTCGTTGTCTCGTAtcatctcctcctccttctcctccttcttctttttctcctccttttccttctctttcttcaccttcttttcttcttgaacCATCGTAATCATCAACCCTGGCTACTCGCCGGCACCTTTAGTGCCTGCAATTCACGTACGTGACCGTTTCGCCGTTTACGACGCGAACGTAACGAGTACAGGCTCGGACGAAAAGTGCAGGTAAGTGGTGgtctgtaaaaaaataaaagaaaagccCAATTACATTTGTAAGTCGAAGGGAGCCTGggagagaagtagaagaagaagaaagaagaagaagaagaagaagaagtttggtgttttaaaaagaaaaagaaaaagaaaagaggaaaggaagtatataaaataaaataaaaaaaaatacaaaatacaaaaaaaagcaaaaaatgcATATTCCAAAGGAGAAGAGAACACGAAaacttacatacgtatgtatatgtatgtatatatatatatgtgtgtgtgtgtgtgtgtgtgtgtgtatgtgtgcgtggatatgtaagtacatattacACGAGACATGCAGACGAAAAACGATGAAACGAAACATCGAAacgatcctttttcttctttcgatcgataccacgaaagaaagagagaaaaggaaaggaaaaatcgattaaGTGGTTATTGGCACACGTCGTTAATTATCAGATGAAAAATCTCACAGgcaaagaaacagaaagagagaaataaaaaattataaggcaagatgaagaagaagaagaagaagaagaagaagaagaacaaaaagaagaacaaaaagaagaagtagaagtagaaaagagaaaaaaaaatgcgggAGTTAGTACTGTTAGGTCACACACTCACATGCCTTCTGATCGTCGTCGCCGTTCGAGCAAGACGGCTCCTGAATGTAAAGGGCCGGTTTGAGCGGTCGACCATCCTGATCCTCCACCTGAATTACCAGGCCGTGATTGCCGCCGTTACCATGTGGATTTCTTGGATTTAGCCTCCAAAATCTGAGTCCTTGTCGTACGTCTAGTGCCAAGTGCGTACCTTCGTTCGTTAATGGCGTCACCAAAGAGTCCATCAAACGTTTCTTTGCTACGAATACACGTATGGAAGGTTGAGGTTCGTTGAatcttttttagaatttttttttctttttttttttttttaggcgGGATGATGATCGGGAAGATTTTTTCCAtaggaagaaataagaaaggaaattatGAGGAAAGAATGTAAACAACAAAATGAACGGCGAAAAAAGGTAAATCGTGACCGGTCCCTTACCTCGATGCTTCCTCAACGTTTTCGTGTAATAGTACACCGATATTCTGAtcttcttctcatcctcctcttcttgTTCGTCAACGACGCTACCACCACTCGTACTTGCTATCGACGACGTCAGATTCTCCTGCGGCAACTTGTAGATCCTCAATTTCGCAGCGACCACGTGCTCGCCCGACGTCAGATTCAATTGAAAGTGCATGTTCATCGAGAACGGGTCGGCCCAAGCTTCCTGATCCGTGTTACGCGGCGTTTGACCTGTCACACGTTAACGAATTTCCCCATTGGCGAGACTGAAATATATATCCTCTTCGTTCTCGAGACGATTAGATGAGCGATTAGATTACTCACACGTAGGCGAGAACATGGTCAGCCTTTCGCGTTGAACCTTATTCGCGTTCGAGCTTAGGTTGAACCTTCCTGTTAGTGCCAGTACTCTTGATTTTATATCTTCGATCGCTTTCTGGCCTTGactgtaaagaaaaatatttctgattaATACGAATTTTGATACTcgcaaaaataaaacaaaaaaaaaaaaagtagaaaaaaaagacaagagcATGAGATCGAACGAGAGAATGGGAATGACATGCCAAGCGTTTTTATGAACAGCAAGAAGCACAGCAGCTAAACAATTTCCATAAcaaagttattaatattatttcgttaaagAATCCATTAGagaatataacataaaagtGATACATATACGACATTTGTTAATTCGTATCGTAGTCACAATCCTCTCAGCGAAAATCAAtcttatcaaaatattatcaaaacattatcattttctcgttaattaaaaGGACTATGCACTGATACAAATCTCCTCTCgcttatttattgattataaaaaaaaaaaaaaaaaaaaaacagaaaaaggaataacCCGCTTCATTAGTATCACAAGAGCGTTTATCTATGAGAGTAAAATATCGGCTGATAAAAATgtgttaaaataaaacgattctgattggtcaaaaaaaaagaaaaaaataaatgaaaagagaaagaaaagaaaagaaagaaagaaagacgaataaaataatctaaaaataacagaacatacgtacgcatacaaagagagaaagaaaggaagatcaCAAATCGCATCGAGTGTCCGTCTACGAATGTAATAGGTTATCTCTATCAAAGATTTTCGAGCTCGATTATGAAATAGCAATTACGTGCACGCCGAGCTGCGAAAATCTTCACCTCTAGAAACTATTTACGAGGACTTCCGTGTGCTATGACGCTATTGTAGGCAGTCAGGCAAGCagacaagcaagcaagcaagcaagcaagcaagcaagcaagcaggcaggcaggcaggcaatCAGACAAGCAAGCAgtcaggcaggcaggcagtcAGGCAGTCAGGCAGGCAGTCAGACAGGCAGGCAACGATGGTCAGTGACCTAGAAAGAGGCTACAGGCTATAGGTCCGAGTCATTTATTATACGCTCTAGACAGCGGCTAGACGGACAGTGAAGATATCGGCACCCCGatcagttttctttctctttctctttctctttctctttgaaatgtcttaaggtatatataaatgtgagtgtatgtgtgtgtgagagagagagagggagagggagagagagattgtgCGCGCAAGAGCTAACGCAGACACGAATGCAGCCGTTCCGAGGCCGCGCCTCGAATCTCGAAGGAGTCTCAGGACTCGTCTCGATTTGCATTCCACGTCCTTCTTCCTACGGCCATCGTTTGAATTTTCGagttttagaaaataattctgacgattattattattgttattattgtcattatcattgttattattgtcatcctcatcgtcatcatcattatcattgttgttattattatttattatagctTGAACGTTGATAAGTCAACGTGATTCATCATCGTTGCGTTCATTTTATAATgtgttctttttgtttttctattctgtttttttctccttcctttttttttgttttctttttctttgtttatctgttttcttctttttacgagCTCGGTAACGAGAGACAGATTTTTATCTGTATTATGagatgcaaaaaaagaagaagaagaagaagagaaggaggaagaagaagaagaagaagaagaagactggTAGCTTGGTCGGTATTTATACAAGCACCTTTCTCTCGAGATAAGATTgctacgagagagagagagagagagagagaaagagaaagaatatttgataGGTATGTATAGAGTACACAAAGAAGACACACAGGTATTTAGAAACATGCAGAGAAACGTTACGATCGTCGTTATAAGGGTTAAACTCGAGCCGATGCCACGTCAACGACCTCCACCCgcataaaagaattttcttttggtCAAAGATAAGGAGAAAAATGTTACGCTTCGAGTTTGAAAGAAGGTGAACAACGTGAAAGAATTCTTAAGtccttcttatcttttctttttttcctttccttttcttcccctttcttttccttccttttgaaaaataaaacggatTAGAGAgggaaaaacagagaaagacgaaagagagaaagaaagaaagaaagaaagagaaactttctttggtttttcgtaaaaactaaaaaagaggaagaaagttgTAAGAAATCTTAGGACGAAATCTCTACTACTTCTTAGGTACGATTCTAGGCATGCTCGTTGATCTAGTCGCGTCCAAGTCACGCATTCTACGCCGTCTCGTTGCGTACGTGCCTCGTCTGACTACCGTCTGGTCTGGGAAAGAGGACTCGCGAGGAGAGTCAGTCTGGAGGCCGTCGTCGAACATGAGAACGGATCCGGTAGGATTACGAAGATaccgtaattttttttctttctttctttttttctctctctctttctcttttctctcttcttttttcttcctttctttctctctattaaaTTAGGAGACATAAGATAACACATTAAAAATTGTCGAATTGGAATTAGAAACTTTCGGTCGAtacacagaaagaaaaagaaaaaaggaaaacagaggGAGAAAAACGAAGACATTGACGAGTTCGTGGATgttaaaagaaagcaagaaaaaattgaacaaataaacaaacgaacaaacaaaaagtacAACTTTTACAAGATAGAGACTCGCTCTGGTCTAGCTACTTTAAGAAACAGGAACAATCTCAGGTAAAAATTATGAGGAGAACGAGATGGATATCGGGACAGGTTATAATCGGTGCatcgaaaaaggaagaaagaaaggagaaagaaaaaaaaatgcaacaTGCATCGCTCGTTGACGAGGGTTGGGATGAAGTCACTCGAAACTTccttctctatccttttctctctctctctctctctctctctttctctctctttctttctcgtaccgTCGATCCGTCTGCGTTCACGTAGGAAGAGAGACGCATAGACAAGGTCAGCGCATTAAATTGAAATGTGTTACATAACGTCGTAAGAGAACAGCCTAACTGCAGTCCGACTAGACACTCGGTTATTACGAGGGTGCTCAACTCGGCTGGCCAGACTGCGTTTAAGTATGCAAACGACGGTTCTCGATTACTATTATGACTGTCGCGAAAAAGAACAGACGCATAAATCGCAGCCTGAGACGtgcgtcctctctctctctctctctctctttctttccctctctttctctctctctctttctctctctctctctcctatccctcctactctctctcagtctttctctttctctctttctttctctttttttctctctttcttgctcgaGAAATCTTCGTTCGTTGTATCCTTGTATCTTTCGTTAGGTTcgtctctgttcttttttctttgaataataattaacagcTGATGATCATTGATCTTGATCATATTTCCACTCGATTAAAACTTTATGTTCTAAAtatgttttaaatttatatatatctttccatATATGCGTCAAGATATTTGtcatttgaattatttctctctctctgtctccgtcGATCACTCTTCTTCATAAAAAGATGTCatgaaagtaataattaataaaactttaatCAATCCTTGATGTTATCGACGCGCATTGTGTTacacaaatatttttgtacGATCGCGTAATATTAAACTCGGCTAaactctttctccttcgatgAACAAAACTTTGATCGAAAACATAGCCCAATTAGAAAtgtttcgatttcttttatataaaagagagagcgagagagagagagagagagagagagaggctacGCCAGTGCCGGCACGAATGCATTTACGCGTCTAgacttaataaaataaaagaaaggccTCTCGCGCGCTTACCCGACCGCGCGGGAGGAGGTCGGCCAAGAGGAAGACGATTTAAAAACGCAGCTAGACTCCGACAGAGCCAGGGAAATTCCACCACGCGTGTCCTTCCTTAAGCTACCTGAGATGAGTCTGTCTCCTTTCTTTACCTCCCCCTCTTTCACCCCTTCCACATCGTCCACCCTCTTCGACCTCTTTGCCCCTTCTTCCTTCTAATCACCTATCCACCAGCCTTCTCTTACCAACCACCATTACCATCACCATTACCATCACCattaccatcaccatcaccacgaCTTATCCTCTTCTTATCCCTGTTatgatttctttcctttagtttcggaaaagaaggagaaaatacgtgcatctcctttctctttctctttttccctctttttcaaaTCCgcgacgaacgaaaaaaatcacGAAGCGCAGTTCTCGGCTCGACttcaaagaaaacgaaaaaaagaggaaaagagaaaaaaaggaatgaataaaagaaggTGAGAGAagtcgaagataaaaaatccGCACGTGGACGTTCGCTATAACGTAACTGGTTTGCCGAGTCTCCACCGCGAAATCCTgatctttttttgctttcttgtttttcttttcttcttcttctttttttctctttctttttctttctttttctttttcttttttttttaatttcttcgttcttttttttttacagcgTCACAAACACCGTCCGGTTTTTTTGTCGAAAAGatcattacttttctttttcaatgggACACGCGTCGTCAACTTTcccatttgttttattttttttatttttcttgcttgtttttcttttgttctttttttatttctttttctacggtAATCAATGTCGAATTATGTCATAGGTTATTATGATTTAATCGTTATAAAAAGATACGTTAGAGAAATTGTTTGAAATTGGTTGATTTCATTCCATGAAATTcgtaatgaataattttaattgacaCACCGTGGATAGGGACAACAAATGAATTGATATTCTCTATTTCGTTctaacataattattaaatatagaattaatgTAAGAAACACATTATGagcaataaaatttctaattcataatgtatttaattatctaattaaagttttaaatattctaatatcaCATGTATCAATTCGTAAACATAATTAATCGTACGGgcctataataaaatttataaaaaaagctgacaaatttaattagatactccctccctctctctctctctctctctctctccctctctcatctaattttacttaaattaaaagaatgcaaagcaaagagaaaaagatcgagaagGAAACGAGATGGTTCCTATTTTTTCCatgagtttctttttttttgttttttatgttCCATTGAGATATTTTTACATGACGGGGGCAACGTTTCGAGgagaacgtcgtcgtcgtcgtcgttgtcgtcttctACTCTAAACGTCCCGCGGATTCGAATGCGCGCGAGCGATCACTCGTGCCTTCCGATTCGTCGTTTTAACGATCTATCGCGGCGTTTCGCGCACGTGCGCGAATAAATATCGTGCGCAGTAAAAGTCTACCAAGCGTGCGCGGATTGGTGGTTGCAtcgaaaacgatcgaaataaatgTCGGAGTTTCTCAACGAAAGTTGTATGTTTAACGTCGTCAAAGTTACAAGCTCGGTTAATTTTTGTCTCTTATAAGATATCTTGTGTCactataaattgtatattcgGAAAGTTCGCAGCTAGTTTGAAATAATTcgcaataattttaattagaaaatcatTCGATATGGCAAAGCAAGCATAGAATTATAACAcacttgaaaataataatgaaaagagtAAAGTGAAGAGAACGATGAAGAAtaaaagggataaaaaaagaaagagagaagaggaggaaaaaaaataagaaacaaagaaaaagatgtaacATGGCACACGATATCCCTTACCAACGCGGCTGATATTTTAGCCTCAACTGAGGCTTACCTGTCGAAGGTTGATGTTAGGTTTCCTCTAAAAGACGAAAAAGCACAATTTGTGAATATCAATGTTGCGCACGCAACATCGCAAAGCGTAGCACGTGATGAAtcgagaattattattacatcgaGTGAATACTATCGATTTGCGTACGaaaaagatatctatatatatgtagatgttATTATGAAAGGATGATCATTGTTAATAGAAAATCTGTTATaatcattgataatattattctcaataatatatatatctatatatttgcatttatTATTGACAATAAGgtgaagataaagaaattggcttttttcttattcgtacgcaaaaagaacgaaaaaaaaaaaataagaaacgattATGATAACTTACTCTCGTCGATGAGCCAGAGCCAATTGCTGATAAGACGAAAAGGATTGATTGTCCATCGATGTTAAATTGGTGTTAGCCATGAAAAGTTTTACCGATTCGGGAGTGTCGTTTTGATACTCGGCAGTGTCGTTCTCATTTTCCTCGAAGCTAGTAGAATTACGTTCATAATTTGGAGGAGCTTCGTCCTCGTATTCCAATGGTTCGTTCTCGTCTTCTACATTCTCGTAATCCGCGAGAGAATCGGCTAGCGACGGTATCACTCGATAAACGTCGTCTTCGACCCATTCCAATCCTTCGTATTCGCTGATACGTTTGACCGACAATTTCGAGGTATCCCGGTCGTTCGTTCTGTTCGTTGAATTTTCGTTTCTCGATTCCAGTTCGTTGGTGACATTGCTATCAACGATATCACGAGATCCTTCCGACAAAGTAACATTTTTCACGTCAATAGAATTCTTTGTATTAGTTCCTCGAATTTCCACGGGATTGGTTGGATCAAGACGATTCGGTTTGCCCAAGTAATCCAACTTTGCTAGGTTGAGATCGTCCAATCGATAAACTACAGGAATCGAGGATGgcgaagatgaagatgatgatgatgatgacgatgatgatgatgacgatgatgatgaagacgaagaagtagaggaaaaaggagaagaagaagaagtgacGGTGGTCGAACTGTGAAAGGAATTGCCAGTGTTTGTTAATGAATTTTGTTTCAAATAAGACGATCCACGATATTTCGGAACTCTCGGAAAGGCACGATCCACCTGTTTTCTTGGTATCCTGGACTTTTCGTCGGAACCTGATGAATCGAATTCGGAATCGTCGTAACGTATCTTGAATATCACGTGCGGTTCCATAGCCTTGTCGAAATTACGATGGAAATTCTCAGACGACGAgttgccgtcgtcgtcgtcgtcgtcatcgttgtcatcatcatcatcatcgttgttgttgtttttgtttttgttgttgttgttcttatcCATCGGACGTTTTTCCTTCGATTCCTTCGCATTATCATCGTAATCGGAGATATTAGAATCGGACCAAGTCTGTTGGAGTTCCATTTTCGAGGCTAGATTCTCGTAATCCATCACGGCCTGTCGATTGTAAGCATCGAAATCGAAATCCTCGTCGTACGTCGATTTCTCTTGgatcttttcccttttcttcttttcgtatttAGACAAATCGAATTCCATCGAATTCTTTCCGTCCTCGAAATGTTTCCCCTTAGATCTGTGCCTTTCCCTTTCGAATTTGATCCTCTCCTCCcgtcttttctcctcttccttcttcttaccAAGCTCGTACTCGCGAATCGCGAGTACCTCATCCAAACTATAATTCAAACTTTTCAGCAATATCATATCGGCTGTACTAAGATCACCCGTTATTATCTTCACTATAGCTTTTTCCAACATTTTCTCAAGCCTACGTGCGCTGAACGGTACCGAAACTTTTCCCTCTTCTAACTTCAAACTTTTCCTGGTTTTCTCACTTATACTCATTGGTACATCATCATCGTTCCTCTCAAAATTGTTTATCCTTTCCTCGAGATGTTCTTTACTATTGTtactaatattactattactactgctactactactactattattactactactactactattattgttactactactactactactattcggtgtatgacgacgacgatgatgatgttgATGCTGATGAGACCAACCACAAACAACGATGTTCATCACCAGCAACAAAACGATTGACCACCTCGACCTCATCTTTTCCAAATCTTTACCAAATCTCGTCGTATATTTCGAATCTCAAATTACATAGACAGAATGTACCTATCTCGTCAACTCAGCAATGATTCGAAGagcattctctttctatatataactctatctctctctctctctctttccttctctgtctttctctctctttttatctctctctctttctctatccctctttttctcttttattacttttagaAGAGTACTCTTATTCGATCTGGATCGAAAGTGTGCGCGCTTGCGCGTACATTAGAGCGCGTGCCGAAAACTTTGGAAGCACCACGTGAAAGAGGAACACTCGGTCTCCAACGCAAGCGTTACCAAAACTGATGTCGTACGATTGTGGTCCACCAGGCGAATGTAGTCGCGT
This window of the Vespula vulgaris chromosome 1, iyVesVulg1.1, whole genome shotgun sequence genome carries:
- the LOC127064032 gene encoding myb-like protein A isoform X1 yields the protein MRSRWSIVLLLVMNIVVCGWSHQHQHHHRRRHTPNSSSSSSNNNSSSSSNNSSSSSSSNSNISNNSKEHLEERINNFERNDDDVPMSISEKTRKSLKLEEGKVSVPFSARRLEKMLEKAIVKIITGDLSTADMILLKSLNYSLDEVLAIREYELGKKKEEEKRREERIKFERERHRSKGKHFEDGKNSMEFDLSKYEKKKREKIQEKSTYDEDFDFDAYNRQAVMDYENLASKMELQQTWSDSNISDYDDNAKESKEKRPMDKNNNNKNKNNNNDDDDDDNDDDDDDDGNSSSENFHRNFDKAMEPHVIFKIRYDDSEFDSSGSDEKSRIPRKQVDRAFPRVPKYRGSSYLKQNSLTNTGNSFHSSTTVTSSSSPFSSTSSSSSSSSSSSSSSSSSSSSSPSSIPVVYRLDDLNLAKLDYLGKPNRLDPTNPVEIRGTNTKNSIDVKNVTLSEGSRDIVDSNVTNELESRNENSTNRTNDRDTSKLSVKRISEYEGLEWVEDDVYRVIPSLADSLADYENVEDENEPLEYEDEAPPNYERNSTSFEENENDTAEYQNDTPESVKLFMANTNLTSMDNQSFSSYQQLALAHRREGNLTSTFDSQGQKAIEDIKSRVLALTGRFNLSSNANKVQRERLTMFSPTCQTPRNTDQEAWADPFSMNMHFQLNLTSGEHVVAAKLRIYKLPQENLTSSIASTSGGSVVDEQEEEDEKKIRISVYYYTKTLRKHRAKKRLMDSLVTPLTNEGTHLALDVRQGLRFWRLNPRNPHGNGGNHGLVIQVEDQDGRPLKPALYIQEPSCSNGDDDQKAYHHLPALFVRACTRYVRVVNGETVTYVNCRH
- the LOC127064032 gene encoding myb-like protein A isoform X2; translation: MRSRWSIVLLLVMNIVVCGWSHQHQHHHRRRHTPNSSSSSSNNNSSSSSNNSSSSSSSNSNISNNSKEHLEERINNFERNDDDVPMSISEKTRKSLKLEEGKVSVPFSARRLEKMLEKAIVKIITGDLSTADMILLKSLNYSLDEVLAIREYELGKKKEEEKRREERIKFERERHRSKGKHFEDGKNSMEFDLSKYEKKKREKIQEKSTYDEDFDFDAYNRQAVMDYENLASKMELQQTWSDSNISDYDDNAKESKEKRPMDKNNNNKNKNNNNDDDDDDNDDDDDDDGNSSSENFHRNFDKAMEPHVIFKIRYDDSEFDSSGSDEKSRIPRKQVDRAFPRVPKYRGSSYLKQNSLTNTGNSFHSSTTVTSSSSPFSSTSSSSSSSSSSSSSSSSSSSSSPSSIPVVYRLDDLNLAKLDYLGKPNRLDPTNPVEIRGTNTKNSIDVKNVTLSEGSRDIVDSNVTNELESRNENSTNRTNDRDTSKLSVKRISEYEGLEWVEDDVYRVIPSLADSLADYENVEDENEPLEYEDEAPPNYERNSTSFEENENDTAEYQNDTPESVKLFMANTNLTSMDNQSFSSYQQLALAHRRDQGQKAIEDIKSRVLALTGRFNLSSNANKVQRERLTMFSPTCQTPRNTDQEAWADPFSMNMHFQLNLTSGEHVVAAKLRIYKLPQENLTSSIASTSGGSVVDEQEEEDEKKIRISVYYYTKTLRKHRAKKRLMDSLVTPLTNEGTHLALDVRQGLRFWRLNPRNPHGNGGNHGLVIQVEDQDGRPLKPALYIQEPSCSNGDDDQKAYHHLPALFVRACTRYVRVVNGETVTYVNCRH
- the LOC127064032 gene encoding myb-like protein A isoform X3, translated to MRSRWSIVLLLVMNIVVCGWSHQHQHHHRRRHTPNSSSSSSNNNSSSSSNNSSSSSSSNSNISNNSKEHLEERINNFERNDDDVPMSISEKTRKSLKLEEGKVSVPFSARRLEKMLEKAIVKIITGDLSTADMILLKSLNYSLDEVLAIREYELGKKKEEEKRREERIKFERERHRSKGKHFEDGKNSMEFDLSKYEKKKREKIQEKSTYDEDFDFDAYNRQAVMDYENLASKMELQQTWSDSNISDYDDNAKESKEKRPMDKNNNNKNKNNNNDDDDDDNDDDDDDDGNSSSENFHRNFDKAMEPHVIFKIRYDDSEFDSSGSDEKSRIPRKQVDRAFPRVPKYRGSSYLKQNSLTNTGNSFHSSTTVTSSSSPFSSTSSSSSSSSSSSSSSSSSSSSSPSSIPVVYRLDDLNLAKLDYLGKPNRLDPTNPVEIRGTNTKNSIDVKNVTLSEGSRDIVDSNVTNELESRNENSTNRTNDRDTSKLSVKRISEYEGLEWVEDDVYRVIPSLADSLADYENVEDENEPLEYEDEAPPNYERNSTSFEENENDTAEYQNDTPESVKLFMANTNLTSMDNQSFSSYQQLALAHRREGNLTSTFDSQGQKAIEDIKSRVLALTGRFNLSSNANKVQRERLTMFSPTCQTPRNTDQEAWADPFSMNMHFQLNLTSGEHVVAAKLRIYKLPQENLTSSIASTSGGSVVDEQEEEDEKKIRISVYYYTKTLRKHRAKKRLMDSLVTPLTNEGTHLALDVRQGLRFWRLNPRNPHGNGGNHGLVIQVEDQDGRPLKPALYIQEPSCSNGDDDQKTTTYLHFSSEPVLVTFAS